A window of the Falco rusticolus isolate bFalRus1 chromosome 1, bFalRus1.pri, whole genome shotgun sequence genome harbors these coding sequences:
- the RAN gene encoding GTP-binding nuclear protein Ran — protein MAAQGEPQVQFKLVLVGDGGTGKTTFVKRHLTGEFEKKYVATLGVEVHPLVFHTNRGPIKFNVWDTAGQEKFGGLRDGYYIQAQCAIIMFDVTSRVTYKNVPNWHRDLVRVCENIPIVLCGNKVDIKDRKVKAKSIVFHRKKNLQYYDISAKSNYNFEKPFLWLARKLIGDPNLEFVAMPALAPPEVVMDPALAAQYEQDLQIAQTTALPDEDDDL, from the exons ATGGCCGCCCAAGGAGAGCCCCAAGTGCAGTTTAAG CTTGTTCTGGTTGGTGATGGTGGCACTGGTAAAACAACATTTGTAAAACGTCATTTGACCGGTGAATTTGAAAAGAAGTATGTAG CAACGCTGGGTGTTGAAGTTCATCCCCTGGTGTTCCATACTAACAGAGGCCCTATTAAATTTAACGTATGGGACACAGCTGGCCAAGAGAAATTTGGTGGGCTGCGAGATGGCTATTACATCCAAG CTCAGTGTGCCATCATAATGTTTGATGTAACATCAAGAGTTACTTACAAGAATGTACCTAACTGGCACAGAGATCTGGTACGAGTATGTGAAAACATCCCTATAGTGTTGTGTGGCAACAAAGTGGATATTAAGGACAGAAAAGTCAAGGCAAAATCCATTGTCTTCCACAGGAAGAAGAATCTCCAG TATTATGACATTTCAGCTAAGAGTAACTACAACTTTGAGAAGCCTTTCCTCTGGCTTGCTAGAAAGCTAATTGGAGATCCAAACTTGGAGTTTGTTGCCATGCCTGCTCTTGCACCACCTGAAGTTGTTATGgacccagcactggcagcacagTATGAGCAAGACTTACAG ATTGCTCAAACCACTGCACTGCCAGATGAAGATGATGATCTGTGA